From a single Rhodopirellula islandica genomic region:
- a CDS encoding vWA domain-containing protein, translated as MRNTLAEIREHLKDHPWLISMIFHTAALLVMGLWVFPDWMDREGQLITASFADLGDQESSFSLMPIAAIEMPELGDSDLEDEPVETSLTSELAELDLPELMPSAEGVEASALEKLLPTPETRLASIRKMMAEVGGSESTERSESTAEQIGAADGIESATQTVENAIRGELKQGDTLVVWLLDASISLQLNRDRMARRIREFYDEIGALSRPATSDGIEKHRLFSSVVAFGKGIQEVSRPSLVGVNAIDAMTRVPVDTSGVENTMAAVDGVLEHYRSKQRRKERLMVVLLTDESGDDVQKLEYTIANCRKSEAVVHVLGPTAVMGMQKGLQRWTAPAAGGGAEYFLTVDRGPESAVPQRIFLPYWHEADVPLKNVKMQPVSAMPWYGSAYRERVLSGFGPYALTRLALQTGGTFTLYDDGVSDQYDVGKLRQYMPSYRSVTDVRLSVQGSLLRSFVVQAADWTMQEKEQLAAPRMLFMGKRSPIDPTQFTAMYVTPAEFRSRFSVAIKRERARSEEALEALDQLLEDSQTNDWRALLEGEESARWRAAFSLAHGRSLASMARYHEYIAACDRAKNAIQSDTNMVTFMPSSRMNTSPGAALAEHATQVLSECVSEHRGTPWAELANWELEKPFGIEIQARSFPRPTPRIGVPRMPMSRSGGGAGISVPSL; from the coding sequence ATGCGAAACACGTTGGCAGAGATCCGAGAGCACCTGAAAGATCATCCGTGGTTGATCTCGATGATCTTTCACACCGCCGCGTTGTTGGTGATGGGGCTGTGGGTCTTTCCCGACTGGATGGATCGCGAAGGTCAATTGATCACCGCCAGCTTTGCCGACCTGGGCGACCAGGAGTCAAGTTTCTCATTGATGCCAATCGCTGCGATTGAAATGCCCGAACTGGGCGATTCGGATTTGGAAGACGAGCCTGTTGAAACGTCGTTGACTTCGGAGCTCGCGGAGTTGGATCTGCCGGAGTTGATGCCGTCGGCGGAAGGGGTGGAGGCTTCGGCATTGGAGAAGCTTTTGCCGACGCCCGAGACACGCTTGGCGTCGATCCGGAAGATGATGGCCGAGGTCGGCGGATCTGAGTCGACGGAGCGAAGTGAATCCACCGCGGAACAAATCGGCGCCGCCGACGGGATTGAGTCCGCGACTCAGACGGTCGAAAACGCGATTCGGGGCGAGTTGAAACAGGGCGACACGTTGGTGGTGTGGTTGCTCGATGCGTCCATCAGTTTGCAGCTGAACCGCGACCGGATGGCTCGCCGAATTCGCGAATTTTATGACGAGATTGGAGCACTGAGTCGGCCGGCCACCTCGGACGGGATCGAGAAACATCGCTTGTTCAGCAGCGTGGTCGCATTCGGCAAAGGAATCCAAGAGGTCTCCCGGCCTTCGTTGGTCGGCGTCAATGCGATCGATGCGATGACGCGAGTGCCGGTTGATACCAGCGGCGTTGAGAACACCATGGCGGCGGTGGACGGTGTCCTGGAACACTACCGATCCAAGCAGCGACGCAAGGAGCGTTTGATGGTGGTGTTGTTGACGGATGAATCCGGCGACGACGTGCAGAAACTCGAGTACACCATCGCGAATTGTCGCAAGTCCGAAGCAGTGGTGCACGTGTTGGGGCCCACCGCGGTGATGGGCATGCAGAAGGGATTGCAACGTTGGACCGCACCCGCTGCCGGTGGAGGAGCCGAGTATTTCCTGACCGTGGACCGAGGGCCGGAATCGGCGGTGCCGCAGCGGATCTTCTTGCCGTACTGGCATGAGGCGGATGTGCCGCTGAAGAACGTGAAGATGCAACCGGTGTCGGCGATGCCGTGGTATGGCAGTGCCTATCGCGAACGGGTGTTGTCAGGTTTTGGACCGTATGCGCTGACTCGGTTGGCGTTGCAAACCGGCGGGACATTCACGCTGTACGACGACGGTGTGTCGGATCAGTACGACGTTGGGAAACTACGACAGTACATGCCGAGTTATCGCTCGGTCACGGACGTGCGATTGTCGGTCCAGGGCAGTCTGTTGCGATCGTTCGTGGTGCAGGCAGCCGATTGGACGATGCAAGAAAAGGAGCAGCTCGCTGCGCCTCGGATGTTGTTCATGGGAAAGCGATCGCCGATCGATCCGACTCAGTTCACAGCGATGTACGTCACCCCCGCCGAGTTTCGGTCTCGGTTCAGTGTGGCGATCAAACGCGAGCGTGCTCGCAGTGAAGAGGCGTTGGAAGCGCTGGATCAATTGCTGGAGGATTCACAGACAAACGATTGGCGAGCTTTGCTGGAGGGGGAAGAATCTGCACGTTGGCGAGCTGCATTCAGCCTGGCTCACGGAAGGTCGCTGGCTTCGATGGCTCGGTACCATGAATACATCGCGGCCTGTGATCGAGCGAAGAACGCGATTCAGTCCGACACCAACATGGTGACTTTCATGCCGTCCTCGCGGATGAACACTTCGCCGGGGGCGGCCCTTGCCGAGCACGCGACCCAGGTTCTGAGCGAGTGCGTCAGCGAGCATCGAGGAACACCCTGGGCGGAGCTTGCCAACTGGGAACTGGAAAAGCCGTTTGGAATTGAGATCCAGGCGAGATCGTTCCCCAGGCCAACGCCCCGGATCGGAGTGCCGCGAATGCCGATGAGTCGTTCTGGCGGTGGCGCTGGGATTTCAGTCCCGTCGCTGTAA
- a CDS encoding arylsulfatase B: MKCPLAVTLGVLMAGADVSAEPNDEIQSPHIIHIVADDLGWNDVGFHGSDIRTPNIDRLASESVILNRFYVTPICSPTRAGVLTGLYPFRFGMWGGVVSPTKRHGLPPELETIPERLSKLGYEHRAMFGKWHLGLASTLFHPLRHGMTEFYGHYNGAIDYFRRERFAELDWHRDHDSVQEEGYSTDLIGDAVVDFIDRNANGGPVYAYVAFNAPHSPLQAKRSDLDAYGFDPDGKLAPNTDRKIAKRENALNYGDRGKGNSIRQTFAAMTTAMDRQIGRILDAIDRNGMRENTLVVFHSDNGADPKHGGSNEPLRGNKFTTWEGGVRVVAVMRWPAVLPAAAKFDSVASYVDLWPTMVAAAGGSPPGQLDGVNLLPWLTGKAPRQERMILLDASTVVSDRWKWKDGELFDLQRDPNETQSVEDPDRDVVRGLEESSKRFASLVGPAFESQLPVPERWPPRDWKLPEESPSIR, translated from the coding sequence ATGAAATGTCCACTCGCAGTCACTCTCGGCGTTCTGATGGCAGGGGCGGATGTGTCCGCCGAGCCCAATGACGAAATCCAATCACCGCACATCATTCACATCGTCGCGGATGATTTGGGGTGGAATGACGTCGGCTTTCACGGCAGCGACATCCGTACGCCCAACATCGATCGGCTGGCCAGTGAATCGGTGATTCTCAACCGGTTTTACGTGACTCCCATTTGCTCGCCGACTCGCGCAGGCGTGCTGACTGGTTTGTATCCGTTTCGATTTGGAATGTGGGGTGGTGTGGTCTCACCGACGAAGCGACATGGCTTGCCGCCGGAGCTGGAAACAATTCCAGAGCGTCTTTCGAAGCTTGGCTACGAGCATCGAGCGATGTTTGGCAAGTGGCACTTGGGGCTGGCGTCGACTTTGTTTCATCCGCTTCGCCATGGGATGACGGAGTTTTACGGCCACTACAACGGTGCGATTGATTATTTCCGTCGCGAACGTTTTGCCGAGTTGGATTGGCATCGCGATCACGACAGCGTCCAAGAGGAAGGTTACTCGACGGATTTGATTGGTGACGCGGTGGTGGATTTCATCGATCGGAACGCGAACGGAGGGCCGGTGTATGCCTACGTGGCGTTCAACGCACCGCATTCACCGCTGCAGGCGAAGCGGTCGGATCTTGACGCCTACGGTTTCGATCCGGATGGAAAGTTGGCTCCCAATACCGACCGCAAAATCGCGAAGCGGGAGAATGCATTGAACTATGGCGATCGCGGCAAAGGCAATTCCATTCGGCAAACGTTTGCGGCGATGACGACCGCAATGGATCGCCAGATTGGACGCATCTTGGATGCGATCGATCGGAATGGGATGCGAGAAAACACCTTGGTCGTCTTTCACAGTGACAATGGCGCCGATCCCAAGCATGGTGGGAGCAATGAACCACTTCGGGGGAACAAGTTCACGACGTGGGAAGGCGGCGTTCGTGTGGTGGCCGTGATGCGTTGGCCTGCTGTTTTGCCTGCGGCTGCGAAGTTTGATTCGGTTGCCAGCTACGTGGACCTGTGGCCGACCATGGTGGCGGCCGCGGGCGGTTCGCCCCCCGGACAGCTCGATGGCGTGAACCTGTTGCCTTGGTTGACCGGGAAGGCACCCCGGCAGGAGCGAATGATTTTGTTGGATGCGAGCACCGTCGTTTCGGACCGATGGAAGTGGAAGGACGGCGAGTTGTTCGATTTGCAGCGGGATCCGAATGAAACCCAGTCGGTTGAGGATCCAGACCGGGATGTGGTCCGTGGTTTGGAGGAATCTTCAAAGCGATTTGCATCACTGGTGGGACCTGCGTTTGAGTCCCAGCTGCCGGTGCCAGAACGTTGGCCGCCACGGGATTGGAAACTGCCTGAGGAGTCACCGTCGATTCGCTGA
- a CDS encoding ATP-binding protein, with protein sequence MSNDPSVDNAAIDSPGESPTVRDGPVVDTTYIRRLMHDLSAPTRHVSIFSEFVDEALTEPLDLDDARRSLATVRTAAVRMQQLTLMVSLHMKMIERLHATAKNPSARFQAEPYSVAEVISESWSSIGGRVDSLTVQGDAQTSVDETLLLVPLEQLLRNALGFQKESRPLQVLVSIQQTGELISVSIEDNGIGVDTKYAEKICEPFECLGTGKERRDGAGLGLAVSTLVIKELGGSFQMESDGESGTKVTMSWPHHCNAGDSGVE encoded by the coding sequence ATGTCCAATGATCCGTCCGTCGATAACGCGGCCATCGATTCGCCTGGTGAGTCCCCCACGGTTCGTGATGGACCTGTTGTCGACACCACCTACATCCGTCGTTTGATGCATGACTTGAGTGCGCCGACGCGTCACGTGTCGATTTTTTCGGAGTTCGTGGACGAAGCGTTGACGGAGCCGTTGGACCTTGATGACGCACGGCGTTCGTTGGCAACCGTCCGAACCGCCGCGGTGAGAATGCAACAATTGACGCTGATGGTGTCGTTGCACATGAAGATGATCGAGCGGCTGCATGCAACGGCGAAGAATCCCAGTGCGAGATTTCAAGCAGAACCCTACTCTGTCGCGGAGGTGATTTCTGAAAGTTGGAGCTCGATCGGCGGCCGGGTTGACTCGTTGACCGTGCAGGGCGACGCCCAAACGTCGGTGGACGAAACGCTGTTGCTGGTTCCGTTGGAACAGTTGCTTCGCAATGCGTTGGGGTTTCAAAAGGAGTCTCGTCCGCTGCAGGTGCTCGTCTCGATCCAGCAGACTGGTGAACTGATCTCGGTGTCCATCGAAGACAACGGCATCGGAGTCGACACCAAGTACGCAGAAAAAATTTGTGAGCCGTTCGAGTGTTTGGGGACCGGCAAAGAACGACGCGACGGAGCCGGTTTGGGGCTGGCGGTTTCGACGTTGGTGATCAAAGAGCTGGGCGGATCGTTCCAAATGGAATCCGACGGAGAATCGGGAACCAAGGTGACCATGAGCTGGCCGCACCATTGCAATGCAGGCGACTCCGGCGTTGAATGA
- a CDS encoding IlvD/Edd family dehydratase, with protein MNANPDRDPTQLRSHRWFGRDDLRSFGHRSRLKGMGFDDIDYRDRPVVAILNTWSELNTCHSHFRDRADEVRRGILQSGGFPVEVPVMSLGEMMMKPTTMLYRNLLAMEVEEVLRCHPIDAAVLMGGCDKTVPAMLMGAISADIPSLFLPAGAMLRARWKDQTLGSGSDAWKYWDQRLAGNLCDRDWNQVENCIAASAGTCMTMGTASTMACVAEAMGWTLPSAATIPAVMADHSRLAVATGRRAVDMAWEQLKPSQFFNSQSIDNGLTTSLAIGGSTNAIVHLIAIAGRLGETLTLDRFDELSRKTPVLGDLRPGGRFLMQDFFEAGGLPALLQRLRDLLNLDCPTVSGKTLGEQIEDAEVHDDEVIRTRENPVSPAGGVCLLRGNLAPSGCVIKSIAASEKLLHHRGRAVVFNDYPEMKKSIHDPELDVDENSVLILRSAGPLGAPGFPEWGMLPIPQKLLQAGVTDMVRMSDARMSGTSYGTCVLHIAPESAAGGPLALVETGDEIEINVPERTIHWHIDDEELARRRANQPGAAPEPARGYMKLYAKHVTQADQGCDFDFLAGRSPGEEPAIH; from the coding sequence ATGAATGCCAATCCCGACCGTGACCCAACCCAATTGCGTTCCCACCGTTGGTTCGGCCGAGACGACTTACGCTCCTTTGGGCACCGTTCCAGGCTGAAAGGGATGGGATTCGACGACATTGATTACCGCGACCGGCCGGTCGTGGCGATTCTGAATACTTGGAGCGAACTGAACACTTGCCACTCACATTTTCGTGATCGAGCCGATGAAGTCCGACGCGGAATCCTGCAATCGGGTGGTTTCCCCGTCGAGGTGCCCGTCATGTCGCTCGGCGAAATGATGATGAAGCCCACCACGATGCTGTATCGCAATCTGTTGGCGATGGAAGTCGAGGAGGTCCTGCGTTGTCACCCGATTGATGCCGCGGTGCTGATGGGGGGATGCGACAAAACCGTTCCCGCCATGTTGATGGGCGCCATCAGCGCCGACATCCCCAGCCTCTTCCTGCCCGCCGGTGCGATGTTGCGAGCCCGTTGGAAAGACCAAACACTGGGCAGCGGCAGCGACGCCTGGAAATACTGGGACCAACGTCTCGCCGGCAATCTTTGTGACCGTGATTGGAACCAAGTCGAAAACTGCATCGCCGCGTCCGCCGGCACCTGCATGACGATGGGAACCGCCAGCACAATGGCCTGCGTCGCCGAAGCCATGGGATGGACGTTGCCATCCGCCGCCACGATTCCCGCCGTCATGGCCGATCACTCCCGACTCGCCGTCGCGACCGGACGCCGCGCTGTCGACATGGCCTGGGAACAACTCAAACCCAGCCAGTTCTTTAACTCACAAAGCATCGACAACGGTCTGACCACGTCGCTGGCCATCGGTGGCAGCACCAACGCGATTGTGCACTTGATTGCGATCGCCGGCCGACTGGGCGAAACACTGACGCTGGATCGCTTCGATGAACTCTCGCGAAAAACTCCCGTGCTCGGTGACCTGCGTCCCGGCGGGCGTTTTCTGATGCAGGATTTCTTCGAAGCCGGCGGACTGCCCGCCCTGTTGCAACGCCTTCGCGATCTGTTGAACCTAGATTGTCCAACCGTCTCGGGCAAAACGCTCGGCGAGCAAATCGAAGATGCGGAAGTCCACGACGACGAAGTCATTCGAACTCGCGAAAACCCGGTTTCACCGGCCGGAGGAGTCTGCTTGCTGCGTGGCAACTTGGCCCCCTCGGGATGTGTGATCAAATCCATCGCCGCCAGCGAAAAGCTGCTGCATCATCGCGGCCGTGCAGTGGTCTTCAACGACTACCCCGAGATGAAAAAATCCATCCACGACCCCGAGTTGGACGTCGATGAAAACAGCGTCCTGATCCTGCGTTCCGCAGGCCCCCTCGGTGCTCCCGGATTCCCGGAATGGGGCATGTTGCCGATCCCGCAAAAACTCCTGCAAGCCGGTGTCACCGACATGGTTCGCATGAGCGATGCTCGGATGAGCGGCACCAGCTATGGAACCTGCGTGTTGCACATCGCACCGGAAAGTGCCGCTGGCGGACCGCTGGCGTTGGTCGAAACCGGCGATGAGATCGAGATCAACGTTCCCGAACGTACGATCCACTGGCACATCGACGACGAAGAACTCGCTCGGCGCCGAGCCAACCAACCGGGCGCCGCACCGGAGCCCGCTCGCGGCTACATGAAGCTGTACGCGAAACATGTGACGCAAGCCGACCAAGGGTGCGACTTCGACTTCCTCGCCGGTCGCTCACCCGGCGAAGAACCCGCCATCCACTGA
- a CDS encoding MOSC domain-containing protein, translating to MTDSLRIVAVQVGRCRTYLKDGDPDRPWISAIEKSVVHAPVPVSKLGLEGDEQADKKHHGGIDKAVLGYCESHFAFWKTEFPEVQWDSGAFGENLTFSGMLESEVCIGDVFECQSDDAQGLRLQVSQPREPCWKLSQRWGLPKLAVRVQQTRRTGWYLRVLQPGVVQAGQELRLIERPHPEFTIETANDVLFAKPRDAAADLRLAACESLSEAWKENLMGRSATNVQ from the coding sequence ATGACCGATTCGCTGCGAATTGTCGCCGTCCAAGTGGGAAGGTGCCGTACTTATCTCAAAGATGGCGATCCAGATCGACCCTGGATCTCCGCGATTGAAAAAAGTGTCGTGCACGCTCCGGTGCCTGTCTCGAAATTGGGTTTGGAAGGGGATGAACAGGCCGACAAGAAACACCACGGCGGAATTGACAAAGCTGTTTTGGGGTACTGCGAATCCCACTTTGCGTTTTGGAAAACCGAATTTCCCGAGGTCCAGTGGGACTCAGGTGCATTTGGAGAGAATTTGACCTTCTCTGGAATGCTGGAATCGGAAGTTTGCATTGGTGATGTTTTTGAGTGTCAGTCAGACGATGCCCAAGGGCTCCGGTTGCAGGTTTCGCAGCCGCGCGAGCCGTGCTGGAAGTTGTCGCAGCGGTGGGGGCTGCCTAAGTTAGCAGTGCGAGTGCAACAAACACGGCGGACGGGATGGTATCTGAGGGTGCTGCAACCTGGGGTTGTCCAGGCGGGGCAGGAATTGCGGTTGATCGAACGTCCTCATCCTGAATTCACAATCGAAACGGCCAATGACGTTTTGTTTGCAAAGCCTCGTGATGCTGCGGCGGATCTGCGTTTGGCGGCTTGCGAAAGTTTGTCAGAGGCTTGGAAAGAAAACCTCATGGGTCGGAGTGCCACGAATGTCCAATGA
- a CDS encoding arylsulfatase: MNQAVPMSSQSLFPWSKLKSTVIVGCVVGLASLFSAGAEAAESGAGDDSSTPRPNIVLIVADDLGYSELGSYGQTKIRTPRLDQLAAEGIKLTNFYSGNAVCAPSRCCLMTGKHPGHAHVRNNGDPKIDPVVREELKLEFPGQYPLPVDEVTIAEHLKSVGYRTGAFGKWGLGHFGTTGDPNEQGFDLFYGFNCQRHAHNHYPKFLWRNRVKEIQPGNDRTLNGETYSQDQFVNEACDFIRQSVAEDKTQPFFAYLPFAVPHLSIQVPDEEVDAYDGVIEEAEYEHHGYLKHPRPRAGYAAMVTRMDEGVGQIVDLIDSLGLGENTLILFTSDNGPTYDRLGGSDSDYFDSASGMKGLKGQLDEGGIRVPMIARQTGVVPAGRTSDWIGAWWDFLPTLTEAAGVEVDPSTTDGISFLPLLHGDDAAQQAHEFLYWEFPGYSGQQAIRIGNWKAIRKDLSKRLKKGQTEPPAFALYDLSKDLAESTDVSASHPDVMAQIEAIAKEQHVPSEQFPLRALD, from the coding sequence ATGAATCAAGCCGTCCCGATGTCGTCGCAAAGTCTGTTCCCCTGGTCCAAGCTGAAATCAACCGTGATCGTTGGTTGCGTGGTGGGATTGGCCAGTCTGTTTTCGGCGGGGGCTGAAGCCGCTGAGTCTGGGGCAGGGGATGATTCATCCACGCCGCGTCCCAACATTGTGTTGATCGTGGCGGATGACCTGGGATACAGCGAGTTAGGGAGCTATGGGCAAACCAAAATTCGCACGCCTCGCTTGGACCAATTGGCGGCGGAAGGGATCAAGCTGACGAACTTCTATTCCGGCAATGCGGTTTGCGCGCCGAGTCGTTGTTGTTTGATGACGGGCAAGCATCCCGGTCATGCGCATGTCCGCAACAACGGAGATCCTAAAATCGATCCGGTCGTTCGCGAAGAGCTCAAACTGGAATTTCCCGGTCAGTACCCGTTGCCGGTTGATGAGGTCACGATTGCGGAGCACTTGAAGTCGGTTGGTTATCGAACGGGCGCGTTTGGCAAATGGGGGCTGGGTCACTTTGGAACCACAGGCGACCCGAACGAGCAAGGGTTCGATCTGTTTTACGGTTTCAACTGCCAGCGCCACGCTCACAACCACTATCCAAAATTCCTGTGGCGGAACCGAGTCAAGGAGATTCAGCCGGGCAACGATCGCACATTGAATGGCGAGACGTATTCACAGGATCAATTCGTCAACGAAGCGTGTGATTTCATTCGCCAAAGCGTGGCGGAAGACAAGACCCAGCCCTTCTTCGCGTACCTGCCCTTCGCGGTGCCTCACCTTTCGATTCAGGTTCCTGACGAAGAAGTCGATGCGTATGACGGCGTGATCGAAGAAGCCGAGTATGAGCACCACGGTTATCTGAAGCACCCACGTCCACGTGCGGGGTACGCCGCGATGGTGACACGCATGGATGAAGGCGTGGGCCAGATCGTGGACCTGATCGATTCACTGGGATTGGGCGAGAACACACTGATTCTGTTCACGTCGGACAACGGCCCGACCTACGATCGCTTGGGTGGATCGGACAGCGACTACTTTGATTCGGCGTCGGGCATGAAGGGTTTGAAGGGGCAACTCGATGAAGGCGGGATTCGCGTGCCCATGATCGCTCGTCAGACCGGTGTGGTGCCCGCGGGGCGGACTTCTGATTGGATTGGTGCTTGGTGGGATTTCTTGCCAACGCTGACGGAAGCGGCTGGGGTGGAAGTGGATCCGAGCACGACGGACGGCATCTCGTTTTTGCCATTGCTTCATGGAGACGACGCCGCACAGCAAGCTCACGAATTTCTGTACTGGGAATTTCCCGGTTACAGTGGCCAACAGGCGATTCGGATCGGCAATTGGAAAGCGATCCGCAAAGACCTTTCCAAGCGATTGAAGAAAGGCCAAACCGAACCGCCGGCGTTTGCTCTGTATGACTTGTCGAAGGATTTGGCAGAGTCCACCGACGTGAGTGCGTCGCATCCGGATGTGATGGCCCAGATCGAAGCAATCGCGAAGGAACAGCATGTTCCCAGCGAACAATTCCCTCTCAGAGCGCTCGACTGA